From the genome of Papaver somniferum cultivar HN1 chromosome 2, ASM357369v1, whole genome shotgun sequence, one region includes:
- the LOC113352555 gene encoding uncharacterized protein LOC113352555 codes for MRVFYWNAQGLAKDGARAKLQELSFLHKPNVICIAEPHVFCSVRFVKSLELVDFSEDVITNEVDGDKGNIWILWRNTLLRPGILSTSKQAITVNFAGDFITAVHASYNPVISIAFYAWREKKGGRPIKEVYMNEFRSWISDNGLVEADAIGKKYSWSNCRSGAHRIVSKHDRAVVNDAWCYKYANWRCKALPMVCSDNSPIFGFAFENPRPARVPFRIQKMWLSHPGFMQLVERSWSLDLNGAPPFVFTSKLKRLKEVLKIWNRTIFGDVQFHLKQAELKLETENDFLDYDPADEFQFLRVADAKKEVDDVRTELVIMLKMKSRVTWLEDGDQNARFFHNNIHMRRSQNTISELKISNDTTLFLQDEIKDYVVNHYQAKFNGGDIHIDPVLFGIEHESISATESAYMDAIPSLEEVKMAVFDLGSDSAPGPEGFTGSFYRQCWDIISRDLFNAIANCCTKNMATRLGTVLNKLISEEKVAFMKGRNIHENTALASELINEINTKRKHGNVGLKLDIAQAFDTVSWDFIAEVFRHYGFSDSWCMWVLNILSSSRISVMNNGCPEGYFSITRGLRQGDPLSPLIFVLIEDVLSRNLSKLCANNGMHVMVSKKGVAPTHLLFTDDIPILCKGNLHSFQNLKNMLVLYESASGQCVNYAKSKFYFGGDRISRAIAISNYLGMERAMFPDKYLGIQLKPGIVRHIHVRQVVEKIMYKLAG; via the exons ATGCGTGTTttttattggaatgctcaaggcttggctaaaGATGGTGCAAGAGCCAAGTTGCAGGAGCTTTCTTTCTTGCACAAACCTAACGTAATTTGCATTGCAGAACCGCATGTTTTCTGCAGTGTACGTTTTGTTAAGTCTCTTGAATTGGTTGATTTTTCTGAAGATGTTATTACAAATGAGGttgatggagataaaggtaatATTTGGATTCTATGGAGGAATACTCTTTTAAGGCCTGGTATTTTATCTACTTCAAAGCAAGCAATTACTGTGAATTTTGCAGGGGATTTCATTACGGCTGTTCATGCTTCCTATAATCCGGTG ATTTCAATTGCGTTTTACGCCTGGAGGGAAAAGAAGGGTGGAAGGCCAATCAAAGaggtttatatgaatgagttTCGTAGCTGGATTTCTGACAATGGCTTGGTTGAGGCTGATGCTATTGGTAAAAAATATTCTTGGTCTAATTGTAGAAGTGGTGCTCACAGAATTGTCTCTAAACATGATAGGGCGGTTGTTAATGATGCTTGGTGCTATAAGTATGCGAACTGGAGATGCAAGGCCTTGCCTATGGTTTGTTCAGATAATTCCCCCATTTTTGGGTTTGCTTTTGAAAATCCAAGGCCGGCTAGAGTTCCCTTTCGAATTCAGAAGATGTGGCTTTCCCATCCAGGTTTTATGCAGTTGGTGGAAAGGAGTTGGAGTTTAGATCTTAATGGTGCTCCCCCTTTTGTTTTTACTTCTAAGCTGAAGAGACTAAAGGAGGTGTTGAAGATTTGGAACAGAACTATTTTTGGAGATGTGCAATTTCATCTGAAGCAGGCTGAATTGAAGCTTGAAACTGAaaatgattttcttgattatgatCCGGCAGATGAATTTCAATTCCTAAGGGTTGCGGATGCCAAAAAGGAGGTTGATGATGTGAGAACGGAGTTGGTCATTATGCTTAAGATGAAATCAAGAGTAacttggttggaggatggtgatcaAAATGCTCGTTTCTTTCATAACAACATCCACATGAGGAGAAGTCAAAACACCATATCAGAGCTTAAAATTTCAAACGatactactttgtttttgcaAGATGAGATAAAGGATTACGTTGTTAACCATTATCAGGCCAAATTTAATGGTGGTGACATTCATATTGATCCAGTTTTATTTGGTATTGAACATGAGAGCATTTCAGCTACTGAAAGTGCTTATATGGATGCTATTCCATCTTTGGAGGAAGTTAAAatggcggtttttgatttgggatcTGATTCTGCGCCTGGCCCAGAGGGCTTCACAGGTTCTTTCTATCGACAGTGCTGggacattatttctagagatctctTTAATGCAATTGCAAACTGTTG TACTAAGAATATGGCTACTAGGCTTGGTACTGTTTTAAATAAGTTGATCTCTGAAGAGaaagtggcgtttatgaagggtAGAAACATTCATGAGAATACAGCTTTGGCGTCTGAATTGATCAATGAGATCAATACGAAAAGGAAGCATGGAaatgttggcctcaaactggATATTGCCCAAGCTTTTGATACGGTAAGTTGGGATTTCATAGCTGAAGTTTTTCGTCATTAtggcttttctgattcttggtgcATGTGGGTTCTTAATATCCTTAGCTCATCTCGGATTTCTGTCATGAATAATGGATGCCCTGAAGGTTATTTCAGTATTACTAGAGGTCtacgtcaaggtgatcctctctcACCTTTGatctttgttcttattgaagatgttttaagtCGCAATCTTTCCAAGTTGTGCGCAAATAATGGTATGCATGTTATGGTTAGTAAGAAAGGTGTGGCGCCCACTCACTTACTTTTCACGGATGATATCCCTATTTTATGCAAAGGTAATCTTCATAGTTTTCAAAATTTGAAGAATATGCTTGTTTTGTATGAAAGTGCGTCTGGTCAGTGCGTAAACTATGCAAAGAGCAAGTTTTATTTTGGAGGTGATAGAATTTCTCGTGCTATTGCTATTTCTAACTATTTGGGTATGGAGAGAGCTATGTTTCCGGATAAGTACTTAGGTATTCAATTGAAACCTGGAATTGTTCGGCATATTCACGTTCGTCAAGTGGTTGAGAAGATTATGTACAAGTTGGCTGGCTGA
- the LOC113350130 gene encoding dual specificity protein phosphatase 1-like isoform X2 → MMAGVEDVYKTHIEKLLQAIYATKYIKEDNIPCEIEEGLYLGSLGAAHNKDGLKMTDREGTDLTRHFAECFDFIDEAKTKGGGVLVHCFAGKSRSVTIIVAYLMQKRRLSLSQSLEHVTSRRPKASPNPGFIRQLQDFEKKS, encoded by the exons ATGATGGCTGGAGTTGAAGATGTTTATAAAACGCATATCGAAAAATTACTTCAAGCAATTTATGCTACAAAATACATTAAAGAAGATAACATCCCGTGCGAAATTGAAGAG GGTCTTTACTTGGGTTCACTTGGAGCTGCACATAACAAAGATGGATTGAAAA TGACTGACAGAGAAGGCACAGACTTAACACGACATTTTGCGGAATGCTTTGATTTCATCGATGAAGCAAAAACAAAAGGTGGTGGTGTCTTGGTTCATTGTTTCGCAGGAAAATCTAGAAG TGTCACAATCATTGTTGCATATTTGATGCAAAAGCGAAGACTTAGTCTATCTCAATCTTTAGAACATGTTACGAGCAGAAGGCCAAAAGCTTCTCCTAATCCCGGTTTCATTCGACAATTACAGGACTTCGAAAAAAAGTCTTGA
- the LOC113350130 gene encoding dual specificity protein phosphatase 1-like isoform X1 — protein MMAGVEDVYKTHIEKLLQAIYATKYIKEDNIPCEIEEGLYLGSLGAAHNKDGLKSKNVTHVLTVANMLAPPHPNDFIYKKIDVTDREGTDLTRHFAECFDFIDEAKTKGGGVLVHCFAGKSRSVTIIVAYLMQKRRLSLSQSLEHVTSRRPKASPNPGFIRQLQDFEKKS, from the exons ATGATGGCTGGAGTTGAAGATGTTTATAAAACGCATATCGAAAAATTACTTCAAGCAATTTATGCTACAAAATACATTAAAGAAGATAACATCCCGTGCGAAATTGAAGAG GGTCTTTACTTGGGTTCACTTGGAGCTGCACATAACAAAGATGGATTGAAAAGTAAGAATGTCACTCATGTCTTGACTGTAGCCAATATGTTAGCACCCCCACATCCAAATGATTTCATTTACAAGAAAATTGATG TGACTGACAGAGAAGGCACAGACTTAACACGACATTTTGCGGAATGCTTTGATTTCATCGATGAAGCAAAAACAAAAGGTGGTGGTGTCTTGGTTCATTGTTTCGCAGGAAAATCTAGAAG TGTCACAATCATTGTTGCATATTTGATGCAAAAGCGAAGACTTAGTCTATCTCAATCTTTAGAACATGTTACGAGCAGAAGGCCAAAAGCTTCTCCTAATCCCGGTTTCATTCGACAATTACAGGACTTCGAAAAAAAGTCTTGA